The Phycisphaerales bacterium sequence CGAAGTCCGACTTTTCGCGGGCGTGCTTCCACGCCTCCTGCGCCTGGCTGCCGGTGCGGGCGAGTTCGGCGACAAGCTCCGCCGGCAGCTTGGTCGCAAGGTCGTAGTCGCGACGGATCTCTCGCAGGTTCGCCGCCGACTCGCTGCCCGACTTATTGAGTGCCGAGTCCGACTCGCACGCGGCCAGCAGCTCGCCCATCCGCGGGCTGGTCTTCCGCTCGTGCACCAGCGCCGCCAGCATCGCCTGCTGCTCCGCCCGGTTCCCCGCCGCGGCCGCGGGCATGTACGTCTCCTGGTCCCAGCTCAGCAGCTGGCTGACCGCAGAAAGCGTGGCAACGTCGTACAGGGCCTTGCACAGCTCGCCGTAGGGGCTGGTGCTGTCCTTGGAAGCGGCAGAGGGCGCGGCGGCGGTAGCGGTCATGCAGAACTCCAAAGTGTGCGGACGGGCAGTGTAGGTGGAGCGCCCCCGCGTGAGCAGGTCTTAACAATTTCGAAACAGTTGATTACGCGATCCGGTTATGCGACGATGCGCCCCGCCCCCGTCATGGAAAGAGTCAGGGAGGAACCACGGTGAAGCAGGCGACCATCCAGGACGGCCCCGACGCGCCAGCGTCGCCCATCGTCGTCACCGAGTTCGACTCCCCGCTGGGCGGCATGGTCGCCGCCGCCACCGACGAGGGGGTCTGCCTGCTGGAGTTCAAGGACCGTCGCGCGCTCAAGACCGAGCTGCGCGACCTCCCAAAACTGACCCGGCGCGAGATCGCGCCCGCGGGAAGCAAGCTCCCCGGCCCGCTGGAGCAGCTGCTGCTGGAGCTGGCCGCGTACTTTGACGGCTCCCTCAAGCACTTCGACGTACCGCTGA is a genomic window containing:
- a CDS encoding methylated-DNA--[protein]-cysteine S-methyltransferase — its product is MKQATIQDGPDAPASPIVVTEFDSPLGGMVAAATDEGVCLLEFKDRRALKTELRDLPKLTRREIAPAGSKLPGPLEQLLLELAAYFDGSLKHFDVPLMTPGTAWEQSVWGVLRRVPYGVTRSYGEVADELGKPGGARAVGLANGRNRIAIVIPCHRIINSDGGLHGYGGGLDRKRWLLEHEARGARTVLFS